A genomic stretch from Lathyrus oleraceus cultivar Zhongwan6 chromosome 2, CAAS_Psat_ZW6_1.0, whole genome shotgun sequence includes:
- the LOC127118544 gene encoding zinc finger CCCH domain-containing protein 66, translating to MCSGMGYENENIEGWRRDVYDLLEFSAADDVIGFKDAVENEGCDVDEVGLWYGRRVGSNKLGYVERTPLMVAAMFGSLNVSAYILGTGRIDVNRGSGSDGATALHCAVVGGSAASAEIVKLLLYASADAGAVDANGNRPVDLIVSVGNRIFDSRKRMLLVLLEGTCGADQTCLIFPETIDGVDEYQRQDLNSPRFSKDYPLDLSLPDIKNGIYSTDEFRMYTFKVKPCSRAYSHDWTECPFVHPGENARRRDPKKYPYSCVPCPEFRKGSCSKGDSCDYAHGIFECWLHPAQYRTRLCKDESSCTRRVCFFAHRIEELRPLYASTGSAIPSPRSYYSSASALEMGSLSPTALGSPSGLMPPSSTPPLTPSGASSPVSAAAMWQTQCNVPVPTLQLPRSRLNSAITARDIDSDIAKLRIETQRRSQQLMMDEISGLSSPSNWKNSMPNSPSFPVSLNDHTTGELNRFSGMKPNNLEDIFGSRDPPILHKFHGVSLDAAGTQLQSPTGIQMRPNMNQQQQNYSSSVIGSSTRFDLSGELSAAALNSRAAAFSRRSQSFIERSMANRHSELLSPVNPYAFSNWGSPDGKLDWTIHGEELNKLRKSSSFGFRSSNTPLTPTATQASENDNEPDVSWVNSLVKDATPQETSRFGDENQKRKLQNNLNGTDAIPAWLEQLYKDQEQMVH from the coding sequence ATGTGCAGCGGTATGGGGTATGAGAATGAGAATATAGAAGGGTGGCGTCGGGATGTTTATGATTTGCTTGAATTTTCAGCTGCAGATGATGTGATTGGTTTCAAAGATGCGGTCGAAAACGAGGGTTGTGACGTCGATGAGGTTGGTTTGTGGTATGGAAGAAGGGTTGGTTCGAATAAATTGGGTTATGTAGAGAGGACTCCTCTTATGGTCGCTGCTATGTTTGGAAGCTTGAATGTTTCGGCTTATATTCTTGGAACGGGCCGCATTGATGTTAATCGGGGTAGTGGATCCGATGGTGCTACTGCTCTTCATTGCGCGGTTGTTGGGGGTTCTGCTGCTTCTGCTGAGATTGTCAAGCTTTTGCTTTATGCATCGGCGGATGCGGGTGCTGTTGATGCCAACGGTAACCGCCCCGTTGACTTGATTGTCTCGGTGGGGAATCGTATCTTTGATTCGAGGAAGAGAATGCTGCTAGTTCTTTTGGAGGGTACCTGCGGGGCTGATCAGACATGTCTTATATTTCCGGAGACAATTGACGGTGTTGATGAATATCAAAGGCAAGATTTAAACTCGCCTCGTTTTTCAAAAGATTATCCTCTTGATCTTTCTCTTCCTGACATAAAGAACGGAATATATAGTACCGATGAGTTTAGGATGTATACGTTCAAAGTGAAGCCTTGCTCAAGGGCATAttctcatgattggaccgagtGTCCCTTTGTTCATCCGGGGGAAAATGCAAGGCGGCGCGATCCAAAGAAATATCCTTATAGCTGTGTCCCTTGTCCCGAGTTTCGCAAAGGATCGTGCAGCAAAGGGGATTCGTGTGACTATGCTCATGGTATTTTCGAGTGCTGGCTTCATCCTGCGCAATATCGTACACGTCTTTGCAAGGACGAGAGCTCGTGCACAAGAAGAGTTTGCTTCTTTGCTCACAGAATTGAGGAGCTTCGCCCCTTGTATGCTTCTACTGGCTCTGCTATTCCGTCTCCGAGGTCGTATTACAGTAGCGCTTCTGCATTAGAGATGGGTTCTCTTAGTCCTACCGCGCTCGGTTCTCCGTCTGGTTTGATGCCACCCTCGTCAACACCGCCTTTGACTCCATCTGGTGCGTCTTCTCCTGTTTCTGCAGCAGCCATGTGGCAGACACAGTGTAATGTTCCGGTCCCTACCCTTCAGCTTCCGAGAAGCAGGTTGAATTCGGCAATAACTGCTAGAGACATTGATTCAGATATTGCAAAGCTAAGGATCGAAACTCAGCGGCGAAGCCAGCAACTGATGATGGACGAGATATCCGGTCTTTCCTCACCTTCCAACTGGAAAAATTCCATGCCTAACAGTCCATCTTTTCCGGTTTCTTTGAACGATCATACTACCGGCGAACTAAATAGGTTTTCGGGGATGAAGCCTAATAACCTCGAAGACATTTTCGGATCACGCGATCCACCAATATTGCATAAATTCCATGGAGTCTCACTTGATGCTGCAGGAACTCAGTTACAATCTCCAACTGGAATCCAAATGCGTCCAAATATGAATCAGCAACAGCAAAACTACTCTTCCAGTGTCATCGGATCGTCGACTAGATTTGATCTATCCGGGGAGTTATCTGCAGCGGCTTTGAATTCAAGAGCTGCCGCCTTTTCAAGGCGAAGCCAGAGCTTCATCGAACGCAGCATGGCCAACCGTCACTCCGAGCTTCTTTCTCCTGTCAATCCTTACGCATTTTCCAACTGGGGATCCCCCGATGGAAAACTGGATTGGACCATACACGGAGAAGAACTTAACAAGCTAAGGAAATCGTCTTCTTTTGGATTTCGAAGCAGCAATACTCCTTTAACACCAACTGCAACTCAAGCATCGGAAAACGACAACGAACCAGACGTCTCTTGGGTTAATTCACTCGTGAAGGACGCTACGCCGCAGGAAACTAGCCGGTTTGGCGATGAAAATCAGAAACGGAAACTGCAAAACAATCTTAATGGAACGGACGCAATTCCGGCTTGGTTGGAGCAATTGTACAAGGATCAAGAACAAATGGTGCATTGA